A genomic segment from Bradyrhizobium diazoefficiens USDA 110 encodes:
- a CDS encoding putative bifunctional diguanylate cyclase/phosphodiesterase, translating into MRTQLTTYFARLFAGDLSAFGGPATDEALAGHIRAEQMSLVLGYSVGIMLANACNAAVLAIALWQSPDRAFALIWAVTVAGAAIAFGVQSHASRRITKPQFVSRRAVHRLVRNAFVLGAVWGIVPVAFFADADTGGKLVITCLCSGMLAGGAFAFATIPIAAIAFTAPLFLGIAICLGRSNDVAYLLIAILVAVYGTVLLRAVFVNSFSFARRVIRQVEAERTVRQDPLTHLPNRFAFNETLDAALKRLALSGEEFAVLLLDLDRFKEVNDKFGHPAGDEFLVQVASRLQRCTRAAEHVARIGGDEFALVMANLARPEDALEIAERFVASFAEPFPIEGRQIVGATSVGIVLAPRDGNTALDVMKNADAALYRAKKAGPGTVCFFEDSDDRVSRDRKALQSDLEGAIARDELFLAFQPFLDLAENRITGFEALLRWQHPSRGLVPPSEFIPIAEETGLIHEIGEWVIRRACATLADWPEEIRVAVNFSAAQFHNTGILQTIVQALAHAKVSPSRLEVEITESMLLSKYGSAASILNALLQLGVTVALDDFGTGFSSLTYLRKLPFSRIKIDQSFISDMLVQPDCAAIVKSVISLARDLRIAVVAEGVETADQLEYLRQISCDEVQGYLISRPVSADGVLALLDTKKLVATYAA; encoded by the coding sequence CACCTATTTCGCGCGGCTGTTCGCCGGCGATCTGTCAGCGTTCGGCGGTCCCGCAACCGACGAGGCGCTGGCCGGTCACATCCGCGCAGAACAGATGTCGCTGGTGCTCGGCTATTCGGTCGGCATCATGCTCGCCAATGCCTGCAACGCCGCCGTGCTGGCGATCGCGCTGTGGCAGTCGCCGGACAGGGCGTTCGCCCTGATCTGGGCGGTCACCGTGGCCGGCGCCGCAATCGCGTTCGGTGTGCAATCCCATGCCTCGCGCCGCATCACCAAGCCGCAATTCGTCTCGCGGCGCGCCGTGCACCGGCTGGTGCGCAACGCCTTCGTGCTCGGGGCTGTCTGGGGCATCGTACCGGTCGCCTTCTTCGCCGACGCCGACACCGGCGGAAAACTCGTCATCACCTGCCTGTGCTCCGGGATGCTTGCCGGCGGCGCATTTGCCTTCGCCACGATTCCGATCGCGGCGATCGCATTCACGGCGCCTCTCTTCCTCGGGATCGCCATCTGCCTTGGACGCAGCAACGATGTGGCCTATTTGCTGATCGCCATCCTGGTGGCGGTCTACGGGACCGTGCTGCTCCGCGCCGTGTTCGTCAATTCGTTCTCGTTTGCGCGGCGCGTGATACGGCAGGTCGAGGCCGAGCGCACGGTGCGGCAGGATCCGTTGACGCATCTGCCCAACCGCTTCGCCTTCAACGAGACGCTCGATGCCGCCTTGAAGCGGCTGGCCCTGTCGGGCGAAGAGTTCGCGGTGCTGCTGCTCGACCTCGATCGCTTCAAGGAGGTCAACGACAAGTTCGGCCATCCCGCCGGCGACGAATTCCTGGTCCAGGTCGCAAGCCGCCTGCAACGCTGCACCCGCGCAGCCGAGCACGTCGCGCGCATCGGCGGCGACGAGTTCGCGCTGGTGATGGCCAATCTGGCACGGCCCGAAGATGCGCTCGAGATCGCCGAGCGCTTCGTCGCGTCGTTCGCCGAGCCGTTCCCGATCGAAGGCCGCCAGATCGTGGGCGCAACCAGCGTCGGCATCGTGCTGGCGCCACGGGACGGCAACACGGCGCTCGACGTCATGAAGAATGCCGACGCCGCGCTCTACCGCGCCAAGAAGGCGGGACCCGGCACGGTCTGTTTCTTCGAGGACAGCGACGACAGGGTGTCGCGCGACCGCAAGGCGCTGCAATCGGACCTCGAGGGCGCGATCGCCAGGGACGAGCTGTTCCTGGCGTTCCAGCCGTTCCTCGACCTCGCCGAGAACCGGATCACGGGCTTCGAGGCGCTGTTGCGCTGGCAGCATCCCTCGCGCGGACTGGTGCCGCCGAGTGAGTTCATCCCCATCGCCGAGGAGACAGGGCTGATCCACGAGATCGGCGAATGGGTGATCCGGCGTGCCTGCGCCACGCTGGCGGACTGGCCCGAAGAGATCAGGGTCGCGGTGAATTTCTCCGCGGCGCAGTTTCACAACACCGGCATCCTCCAGACCATCGTGCAGGCGCTGGCCCACGCGAAGGTCTCGCCCAGCCGGCTCGAGGTCGAGATCACGGAATCGATGCTGCTGTCGAAATACGGCTCGGCCGCGTCGATCCTGAACGCGCTGCTGCAACTCGGCGTCACCGTGGCGCTGGATGATTTCGGCACCGGGTTCTCGTCACTGACTTACTTGCGCAAGCTGCCGTTCAGCCGCATCAAGATCGACCAGTCCTTCATCAGCGACATGCTGGTGCAGCCCGACTGTGCCGCGATCGTGAAGTCGGTGATTTCGCTCGCACGCGACCTGCGCATCGCCGTGGTCGCCGAGGGCGTCGAGACAGCCGACCAGCTCGAATATCTGCGCCAGATCAGTTGCGACGAAGTCCAAGGCTATCTGATCAGCCGGCCGGTGTCGGCCGATGGCGTGCTCGCGCTGCTCGACACGAAAAAGTTGGTGGCGACCTACGCGGCGTAG
- a CDS encoding DoxX family protein has translation MKSNSVSRAVDEFATGSADSLILIGRVLLAWVFVGSAYGAISDFSGSVGYFRSLHLPAPELFTMTNIALEVLISVGLILGVGTRYCAILTFVFVVAATAIAHRYWEYPAGAQQIGQYNHFLKNISIMGGAMLIFVTGAGRFSFDRAS, from the coding sequence ATGAAATCCAATTCGGTCTCGCGGGCAGTCGATGAGTTCGCCACAGGGAGTGCCGACTCGCTGATCTTGATCGGCCGCGTTCTGCTCGCATGGGTATTCGTCGGAAGCGCCTACGGAGCAATATCCGACTTCAGCGGCTCCGTGGGTTATTTCAGGTCCCTGCACCTTCCAGCACCTGAGCTGTTCACCATGACGAACATCGCACTGGAAGTATTGATATCCGTTGGTTTGATATTGGGCGTCGGCACGCGCTACTGTGCAATTCTGACGTTTGTGTTCGTCGTGGCGGCAACGGCTATCGCGCACCGCTACTGGGAGTATCCCGCGGGCGCGCAGCAGATTGGTCAATACAACCATTTCCTGAAGAACATCTCGATCATGGGAGGCGCGATGTTGATCTTCGTCACCGGGGCAGGCCGGTTCAGTTTCGATCGGGCATCGTAG
- a CDS encoding PDR/VanB family oxidoreductase, with the protein MRFIETWTPATLVSTRDLAPGIREFLILPDQFDGAAYPVGSHINVSVTIDGLPETRSYSLVGEASARGLRIAVRRAEDSRGGSRYMWQLAPGARLDITQPASLLAVDWARDNYCLIAGGIGITPILGAAQALARRGANVTLHYAVRSRSEAAYLDDLAGMLGDRLVVHASDEGRRLDLDALFASLPQGALALFCGPMRMLDAARHAWIGAGHPLPDLRYETFGSSGTLPTETFRVRLKDTDIELEIPRERSMLDVLNASGHDVMYDCKRGECGLCAIDVVDVDGEIDHRDVFFSDHQKQSNQKICACVSRARGTITVDTLLRADAI; encoded by the coding sequence ATGCGCTTCATCGAAACCTGGACCCCGGCGACGCTCGTCTCGACGCGTGACCTTGCGCCCGGCATCCGCGAATTCCTGATCCTGCCCGACCAGTTCGACGGCGCCGCCTATCCGGTCGGCAGCCACATCAATGTCAGCGTGACCATCGACGGCCTGCCCGAGACGCGGTCCTATTCGCTGGTCGGCGAGGCCTCCGCGCGTGGCTTGCGGATCGCGGTGCGCCGCGCCGAGGATTCCCGCGGCGGCTCGCGCTATATGTGGCAATTGGCACCGGGCGCGCGGCTCGACATCACGCAGCCCGCCTCGCTGCTCGCGGTCGACTGGGCGCGCGACAATTATTGCCTGATCGCCGGCGGCATCGGCATCACCCCTATCCTCGGCGCGGCGCAGGCGCTGGCGCGGCGAGGGGCAAACGTCACGCTGCACTATGCCGTGCGCTCGCGTAGCGAGGCCGCCTATCTCGACGATCTCGCCGGGATGCTCGGCGACCGCCTGGTGGTCCATGCGAGCGACGAAGGCCGCCGGCTCGATCTCGACGCGCTGTTCGCGTCATTGCCGCAAGGTGCGCTGGCGCTGTTCTGCGGCCCGATGCGGATGCTGGATGCCGCGCGCCACGCCTGGATCGGCGCCGGCCATCCGCTTCCCGATCTCCGCTACGAAACCTTCGGCTCCAGCGGCACGCTGCCGACCGAGACGTTTCGCGTGCGCTTGAAGGACACGGACATCGAGCTGGAAATTCCCCGCGAGCGCTCGATGCTGGACGTGCTCAATGCCAGCGGGCATGACGTGATGTACGACTGCAAGCGCGGCGAATGCGGGCTGTGTGCCATCGACGTGGTCGACGTCGACGGCGAGATCGACCATCGTGACGTCTTCTTCAGCGACCATCAGAAACAGAGCAACCAGAAGATCTGCGCCTGCGTCTCCCGTGCCCGCGGCACCATCACCGTGGACACGTTGCTGCGCGCGGACGCGATCTGA